One window of the Vicinamibacterales bacterium genome contains the following:
- the alr gene encoding alanine racemase, whose product MTRRTFLATPLAALVPAAATGQAAPTAVDTATRSSFDPWVEVHAASLAHNASELNRYTRRPVMAVIKNNGYGLGVVNVARSLDHHPAVAGFAVVKLQEAVTLRDQGITKPILLLAPVDDADIRTVAARDIMPMVYTPVGDVLQREADRLGRAIPIHVCVDTGIGRVGVPHTSAAPLITDLARRKGIRIDGTMMTFTEDLEFDREQRQRFSTLTAALKANGVDLGRLHAASTYTLFQHGDETHFDMVRPGMALLGIYPDARFKAARRVELRTALAFRVRVAFVKQLAAGTSAGYERAYVASKPTWIATLPVGHADGWPREAAKGARVRINGRLFPVIASVSASHTLVEIGDDPAVAAGDVATLFDGQDGSRPEDVAAACGASVYDLTMHLSPLLPRRVV is encoded by the coding sequence GTGACTCGGCGGACGTTCCTCGCCACGCCTCTCGCCGCTCTCGTTCCCGCGGCCGCCACCGGACAAGCCGCGCCAACCGCGGTCGATACCGCCACCCGGTCGTCCTTCGACCCCTGGGTTGAAGTGCACGCCGCCAGCCTCGCGCACAACGCGTCCGAGCTCAACCGTTACACCAGGCGCCCCGTCATGGCCGTGATCAAGAACAACGGCTACGGCCTTGGCGTCGTCAACGTCGCCCGCAGTCTCGACCACCATCCGGCCGTCGCCGGGTTCGCCGTGGTCAAGTTGCAGGAAGCCGTCACGCTGCGCGACCAGGGCATCACCAAGCCGATCCTCCTGCTGGCGCCGGTAGACGACGCCGACATCAGGACGGTAGCAGCGCGCGACATCATGCCGATGGTCTACACGCCCGTCGGCGACGTGCTCCAGCGTGAGGCCGACCGCTTGGGCCGCGCCATCCCGATTCACGTGTGCGTGGATACCGGCATCGGCCGCGTCGGCGTGCCGCACACCAGCGCGGCGCCGCTGATCACCGACCTCGCCCGCCGCAAGGGGATCCGGATCGACGGGACGATGATGACGTTCACCGAGGATCTGGAGTTCGATCGCGAGCAACGCCAGCGCTTCTCGACGCTGACCGCGGCGTTGAAGGCGAACGGCGTTGACCTCGGCCGCCTTCACGCCGCCTCCACCTACACACTGTTCCAGCACGGCGACGAGACGCATTTCGACATGGTGCGGCCGGGCATGGCGCTGCTGGGGATCTACCCCGACGCGCGTTTCAAGGCGGCCCGGCGCGTCGAGCTGCGCACGGCGCTGGCCTTCCGTGTGCGCGTGGCCTTCGTGAAGCAACTCGCCGCCGGCACCAGTGCCGGCTACGAGCGCGCGTACGTGGCCAGCAAGCCCACCTGGATCGCGACCTTGCCGGTCGGCCACGCCGACGGCTGGCCGCGCGAGGCGGCCAAGGGCGCGCGCGTCCGGATCAACGGGCGTCTGTTCCCCGTGATTGCCTCGGTGTCGGCGAGCCACACGCTGGTGGAGATCGGCGACGACCCGGCCGTCGCCGCCGGCGACGTCGCCACGCTGTTCGACGGGCAGGACGGCTCACGTCCCGAGGACGTCGCCGCCGCCTGCGGCGCCTCGGTCTACGACCTGACGATGCACCTCAGCCCGCTGCTGCCGCGGCGCGTCGTTTAG
- a CDS encoding amidohydrolase family protein, translating into MKIDFHNHYYPPEYLAAVKKGPTKVRMDYDAEGNPRLHYPGDYNILVPGHRDLDFREGVLKKHGVDKQVITFTTPGTHFEEPATAVEMARHVNDAFATAVTQRQHFLSLATLPLNDPAASVVELERAMTTLGLPGAMVFSNVNGVALADAAYEPLWTKANQLGAVIYIHPAHPLGVEAMEQYWLMPLVGFLMDTTLAAAHLVFAGVPERYPRIKWVLCHMGGAVPYLAERFDRGYEAFAECRTNISRAPSTYLKQFYYDTVNFDVNAIELAIKFAGADHILAGSDYPHQIGSIPKMLDAISRLPVSPAEREGIYGRNAANLLGV; encoded by the coding sequence ATGAAAATCGACTTTCACAATCACTACTACCCGCCGGAATACCTTGCGGCGGTCAAGAAGGGCCCCACCAAAGTCCGCATGGACTACGACGCGGAAGGCAACCCGCGGCTGCACTATCCCGGCGACTACAACATCCTGGTGCCCGGTCATCGTGACCTCGACTTCCGCGAGGGCGTGCTGAAGAAGCACGGCGTCGACAAGCAGGTCATCACCTTCACCACGCCCGGCACGCACTTCGAAGAGCCGGCCACCGCGGTCGAGATGGCCCGCCACGTCAACGACGCGTTCGCCACGGCGGTGACGCAGCGGCAGCACTTCCTGTCGCTGGCGACGCTGCCGCTGAACGATCCGGCGGCGTCGGTCGTGGAACTCGAGCGCGCCATGACGACGCTCGGGCTGCCCGGCGCCATGGTGTTCAGCAACGTTAACGGCGTGGCGCTGGCCGACGCCGCTTACGAGCCGCTCTGGACCAAGGCAAACCAGCTGGGCGCCGTCATCTACATTCACCCCGCCCATCCCCTCGGCGTGGAAGCCATGGAGCAGTACTGGCTGATGCCGCTGGTGGGGTTCCTGATGGACACGACGCTGGCCGCCGCGCATCTGGTGTTCGCCGGCGTGCCGGAGCGCTACCCGAGAATCAAGTGGGTGCTCTGCCACATGGGTGGCGCCGTGCCGTACCTGGCGGAGCGGTTCGATCGCGGCTACGAAGCCTTCGCCGAGTGCCGCACGAACATCAGCCGCGCCCCGAGCACGTACTTGAAGCAGTTCTACTACGACACCGTGAATTTCGACGTCAACGCGATCGAGCTGGCGATCAAGTTCGCCGGCGCCGACCACATCCTGGCCGGCAGCGACTATCCCCACCAGATCGGCAGCATCCCGAAAATGCTGGATGCGATCAGCCGGCTGCCGGTGTCGCCGGCCGAGCGCGAGGGGATCTACGGCCGCAACGCGGCGAACTTGTTAGGGGTCTGA
- the greB gene encoding transcription elongation factor GreB yields the protein MSRLPKNESDDNAPVARVKNYITPSGLQRLKDEHKFLLTRERPAVTQVVAWAASNGDRSENADYQYGKRRLRQIDRRIRFLTKRIDAAEVVDPETPRPARAAARVFFGATVRYANAAGMERVVSVVGSDEVDLDRNHISWVSPLARALMKSGPGDRVVLHAPGSTERLLIIEVRYERIPVEPFRVPPGAEATTKERPGIDG from the coding sequence ATGAGCAGGTTGCCCAAGAACGAATCCGACGACAATGCGCCGGTCGCGCGAGTCAAGAACTACATCACACCGAGCGGTCTGCAGCGGCTCAAGGACGAGCACAAGTTTCTCCTCACCAGGGAACGACCGGCAGTGACACAGGTGGTGGCGTGGGCCGCGAGCAACGGCGATCGCAGCGAAAACGCCGACTATCAGTACGGCAAGCGGCGGCTGCGCCAGATCGATCGGCGGATTCGCTTTCTCACGAAGCGCATAGATGCCGCGGAAGTGGTCGACCCGGAAACCCCGAGACCGGCGCGGGCGGCGGCGCGGGTCTTCTTCGGGGCGACCGTGCGCTACGCCAATGCCGCTGGAATGGAGCGCGTGGTGAGCGTCGTCGGCAGCGACGAGGTCGACCTCGATCGCAACCACATCAGCTGGGTGTCGCCACTGGCGCGGGCGTTGATGAAGTCCGGGCCAGGTGATCGCGTGGTCCTTCACGCGCCAGGCAGCACGGAGCGGCTGCTGATCATCGAGGTGCGTTACGAGCGCATTCCCGTGGAACCGTTCCGCGTGCCACCTGGGGCCGAGGCCACGACCAAGGAACGTCCTGGCATCGACGGCTAG
- the ppk1 gene encoding polyphosphate kinase 1, whose amino-acid sequence MPTTTAVTRRPRKRRTAESAPAVTTPQRDWSKLDPNDLTSPALYINRELSWLAFNQRVLAQAQDTSHPLLERVKFLAISGTNLDEFFMVRVATILKKFRAGIEEVSIDGMTTDLELATIRGHALAQIDAQIACWSQSIRPLLAAEGIHFLDPADYTPAIEAWLAQYFKEHIFPVLTPLAFDPGHPFPYISNLSMNLAVRVRHAGRTKFARVKVPGMLSRFIALPEHLSPQPGMAHVFLEDVIRRNIQTLFPGTQVEGTHLFRIIRDTDMVIQEDEADDLLETVDRGLKQLRHGALSLLHVEADTPKRVLSILIENFEIEEDVVARATDRLGFGDWHSLVKLHRPALKYPAITPRTLWAPDETDKVFEQIADQDFLLHHPFDSFTSVETFLRAAVEDPQVIAIKITLYRIGANSPLVDLLIEAAEQGKQVAVLVELKARFDERNNIAWATRLEAAGIHVVYGLMNLKVHCKLCLVVRHEADGIHRYAHVATGNYNRVTSQVYTDLGLFTADEGILDDVTEVFNSLTGYSNKRSYNALLVAPVGLRQGFRALVEREMEHAKAGRPARMILKNNAVADQGMIKTLYRASQAGVTIDMIVRGLCCLRPGIPGISDHIRVRSIVGQFLEHSRIYYFENGGAPEVYIGSADLMERNLDRRVEVLCPVTDPGLKQLLRDTVLEVLLSDTDRAWTLQTDGAYVRATPPEGVPPFNSQRFLLEWYAAQHES is encoded by the coding sequence ATGCCCACCACGACTGCCGTGACCAGACGCCCGCGCAAGCGCCGTACCGCCGAGAGCGCGCCCGCGGTCACCACGCCGCAGCGCGACTGGTCCAAGCTCGACCCGAATGACCTCACCTCGCCCGCGCTCTACATCAACCGTGAGCTGAGCTGGCTGGCGTTCAACCAGCGCGTGCTCGCGCAGGCCCAGGACACCTCGCATCCGCTGCTCGAGCGGGTGAAGTTCCTCGCCATTTCCGGCACCAACCTCGACGAGTTCTTCATGGTGCGGGTCGCCACCATCCTGAAGAAGTTCCGCGCCGGCATCGAGGAGGTCTCGATCGACGGCATGACGACGGACCTCGAGCTGGCGACGATTCGCGGGCACGCGCTGGCGCAGATCGACGCGCAGATCGCGTGCTGGTCGCAGTCGATCCGCCCGCTGCTCGCCGCCGAGGGCATCCACTTTCTCGATCCGGCTGACTACACGCCGGCGATCGAGGCGTGGCTGGCGCAGTACTTCAAGGAGCACATCTTCCCGGTCCTGACCCCGCTGGCGTTCGACCCCGGGCATCCGTTCCCGTACATCTCGAACCTGAGCATGAACCTCGCCGTCCGTGTCCGCCACGCCGGCCGCACCAAGTTCGCGCGCGTCAAGGTCCCGGGGATGCTGTCGCGCTTCATCGCCCTGCCGGAGCACCTGTCGCCGCAGCCCGGGATGGCGCACGTGTTCCTGGAAGACGTCATCCGCCGGAACATCCAGACGCTGTTCCCCGGCACCCAGGTCGAGGGCACGCACCTGTTCCGGATCATCCGCGACACCGACATGGTCATCCAGGAAGACGAGGCCGACGACCTGCTCGAGACCGTGGACCGCGGCCTCAAGCAGTTGCGCCACGGCGCGCTGTCGCTGCTGCACGTCGAGGCCGACACGCCCAAGCGGGTGTTGAGCATCCTGATCGAGAACTTCGAGATCGAGGAAGACGTGGTGGCGCGGGCCACCGATCGCCTCGGCTTCGGCGACTGGCACTCGCTGGTCAAGCTGCACCGCCCGGCCCTGAAATACCCGGCGATCACGCCGCGCACGCTGTGGGCGCCCGACGAAACCGACAAGGTCTTCGAACAGATCGCCGACCAGGACTTCCTGCTCCACCATCCGTTCGACTCGTTCACGTCGGTCGAGACCTTCCTGCGGGCGGCGGTGGAAGACCCGCAGGTGATCGCGATCAAGATCACGCTGTATCGCATCGGCGCCAACTCGCCACTGGTGGACCTGCTGATCGAGGCCGCCGAACAGGGCAAGCAGGTCGCGGTGCTGGTGGAGTTGAAGGCGCGCTTCGACGAACGGAACAACATCGCGTGGGCGACCCGCCTGGAAGCCGCCGGCATCCACGTCGTCTACGGCCTGATGAACCTGAAGGTGCACTGCAAGCTGTGCCTGGTCGTGCGCCATGAAGCGGACGGCATTCACCGCTATGCCCACGTCGCCACCGGCAACTACAACCGCGTCACCTCGCAGGTCTACACCGACCTCGGCCTGTTCACCGCCGACGAGGGCATCCTCGACGACGTCACCGAGGTGTTCAACTCGCTGACCGGTTATTCGAACAAGCGGTCGTACAACGCCTTGCTGGTGGCCCCGGTCGGGCTGCGGCAAGGGTTCCGGGCGCTGGTCGAGCGCGAGATGGAACACGCCAAGGCCGGACGGCCGGCCCGCATGATCCTGAAGAACAACGCGGTGGCCGACCAGGGCATGATCAAGACGCTCTACCGCGCCTCGCAGGCCGGCGTCACCATCGACATGATCGTGCGCGGCTTGTGCTGCCTGCGGCCGGGCATCCCCGGCATCAGCGATCACATCCGCGTCCGATCGATCGTCGGCCAGTTCCTCGAGCATTCGCGCATCTACTATTTCGAGAACGGCGGCGCGCCCGAGGTCTACATCGGCAGCGCCGACCTGATGGAACGCAACCTGGACCGGCGCGTCGAGGTGCTCTGCCCCGTCACCGATCCCGGCCTCAAGCAGTTGCTGCGCGACACGGTGCTCGAAGTGCTGTTGAGCGACACCGACCGGGCGTGGACGCTGCAGACCGACGGCGCCTACGTGCGCGCCACGCCGCCCGAAGGCGTCCCGCCCTTCAATTCCCAGCGGTTCCTGCTGGAGTGGTACGCGGCGCAACATGAATCCTAG
- a CDS encoding amino acid permease yields MSTLRRAIGLPSATALVVGTIIGSSIFVQASEITALVPSAWAVVLAWAAAGVLTLIGALVCAELASAYPKTGGVYVFLKEIYAPSLGFLWGWAMLWTMHSGILAAIATVFARYAGYFVPMGDTATRLVAIGAIFVLSGINYFGVRLGGGVQSAFTLVKVAAVVAIIAIGWALSDPSAAVVAAPAAPIGAGNFLLAVGAGLFAFGGWHMVTYTAEETVDPTRTIPRSLLIGVVVVTLCYIGLNAVYLRVLSIDKVIASSRVAADTFDVLVGAGGASIISALVMFSAFGALNGIVLVGPRVYYQMAQDGLWFKWAGHLHPRFQTPGRAILLQGVWSSVLVLTGTYRALFTRVIYTEWIFFALLALGVVLLRRRPGYQPAWRMPLVPIAPLVFVIASAAIVLNQIRADLTESAIGLLIVASGLPAYYFWNRKAS; encoded by the coding sequence ATGAGCACACTACGTCGGGCAATCGGTCTGCCCTCGGCTACCGCCCTGGTCGTCGGCACGATCATCGGTTCGTCCATCTTCGTGCAGGCCTCCGAGATCACGGCCCTGGTGCCGTCGGCGTGGGCCGTCGTGCTCGCCTGGGCTGCCGCCGGCGTCTTGACGCTGATCGGCGCGCTGGTCTGCGCCGAGCTGGCGTCCGCGTACCCGAAAACCGGCGGGGTCTACGTGTTCCTCAAGGAGATCTACGCGCCGTCGCTCGGCTTCCTGTGGGGCTGGGCGATGTTGTGGACCATGCACAGTGGCATCCTGGCCGCCATCGCCACCGTGTTCGCGCGCTACGCCGGCTACTTCGTGCCGATGGGCGATACCGCGACGCGGCTGGTCGCGATCGGCGCCATCTTCGTGCTGTCGGGCATTAACTACTTCGGCGTGAGATTGGGCGGCGGCGTGCAATCGGCCTTCACGCTGGTCAAGGTGGCGGCGGTGGTCGCGATCATCGCCATCGGCTGGGCCTTGAGCGATCCGTCGGCGGCGGTGGTGGCGGCGCCGGCGGCGCCGATCGGCGCCGGCAACTTTCTGCTGGCGGTGGGCGCCGGCCTGTTCGCGTTCGGCGGCTGGCACATGGTGACCTACACCGCTGAAGAAACGGTGGACCCGACGCGCACCATCCCGCGGTCGCTGCTGATCGGCGTGGTCGTGGTCACGCTGTGCTACATCGGCTTGAACGCGGTCTACCTGCGCGTGCTGTCGATCGACAAGGTGATTGCCTCGTCCCGGGTCGCGGCCGACACCTTCGACGTGCTGGTCGGCGCCGGCGGGGCCTCGATCATTTCAGCCCTGGTCATGTTCAGCGCGTTCGGCGCGCTCAACGGCATCGTCCTGGTGGGCCCGCGCGTGTACTACCAGATGGCGCAGGACGGACTCTGGTTCAAGTGGGCCGGCCACCTCCACCCCAGGTTCCAGACGCCGGGCCGCGCCATCCTGCTGCAAGGCGTGTGGTCGTCGGTGCTGGTGCTGACCGGAACCTACCGCGCGCTGTTCACCCGCGTGATCTACACGGAGTGGATCTTCTTCGCCCTGCTCGCCCTCGGCGTCGTGCTGCTGCGCCGGCGGCCCGGCTACCAGCCGGCCTGGCGCATGCCGCTCGTCCCGATTGCGCCGCTGGTGTTCGTGATCGCCTCGGCGGCGATCGTGTTAAATCAGATCCGCGCCGACCTCACCGAAAGCGCCATCGGCTTGCTGATTGTGGCCTCCGGGCTTCCCGCGTATTATTTTTGGAATCGAAAGGCTTCATGA
- a CDS encoding type IV pilus twitching motility protein PilT, giving the protein MAAAVDGLLKTMAETGARGLRLAVGSPARMLDASGTAQDASSTPLTRQEILTLLSPIIPEHARRRLPQESTVEFDYVSPESGTFKVTVLRNGTELAVSFVPDQSAASASTRAAAQQPAAIASAQAAAGKPVTRPVVTTAPAGGGHAIDVLFRQMVDAKASDLHLSSDMPPLIRKDGHMQALDAGMGALTPEGIAALLQPIMPPPNRDEFERRHDTDFAYEISGLARFRANVFLDRKGPGAVFRVIPANILTAEQLGLSPHILQLCRLTKGLVLVTGPTGSGKSTTLCAMIDYINKNRSDHIITIEDPIEFVHENKSCLINQREVGTHTSGFKDALRAAMREDPDIILVGELRDLETVAIAIETAETGHLVFGTLHTTTAASTVDRVIDQFPTDQQSQIRIMLSESLKGVIAQNLCRKIGGGRVAALEILLINSAISNLIREAKTFQIPSMMQVGRSQGMVALNDALMDLVAKKVVEPQEAYLKAVDKPGFEGLLKRAGIDTRFVQSAAS; this is encoded by the coding sequence ATGGCCGCAGCCGTAGACGGCTTGTTGAAGACGATGGCCGAGACCGGGGCGCGCGGGTTGCGCCTGGCGGTGGGCAGCCCGGCGCGCATGCTCGACGCGTCGGGGACCGCGCAAGACGCCAGCAGCACGCCGCTGACGCGCCAGGAGATTCTCACGCTGCTCAGCCCGATCATTCCGGAGCACGCGCGGCGGCGCCTGCCGCAGGAATCCACGGTGGAGTTCGACTATGTGTCCCCGGAGTCCGGCACCTTCAAGGTGACCGTGCTGCGCAATGGCACCGAGCTGGCCGTGAGCTTCGTGCCCGATCAGTCGGCGGCGTCCGCCTCAACCAGGGCCGCGGCGCAGCAGCCGGCGGCCATCGCCTCCGCCCAGGCTGCCGCGGGCAAGCCGGTGACCCGCCCGGTCGTGACCACGGCTCCGGCCGGCGGCGGCCACGCCATCGACGTGTTGTTCCGGCAGATGGTGGACGCGAAGGCGTCGGACCTGCACCTGTCGTCCGACATGCCGCCGCTGATCCGCAAGGACGGCCACATGCAGGCGCTCGATGCCGGCATGGGCGCGCTGACGCCCGAAGGCATTGCCGCGCTGCTGCAGCCGATCATGCCGCCGCCCAACCGCGACGAGTTCGAGCGGCGCCACGACACCGACTTTGCCTATGAGATCAGCGGCCTGGCGCGGTTTCGCGCCAACGTCTTCCTCGATCGCAAGGGGCCTGGCGCCGTGTTCCGCGTGATCCCGGCCAACATCCTGACCGCGGAGCAGCTCGGGTTGTCGCCGCACATCCTGCAGCTGTGCCGGCTGACCAAGGGCCTGGTGCTGGTGACCGGCCCGACCGGCTCGGGCAAGTCCACCACGCTGTGCGCGATGATCGACTACATCAACAAGAACCGGTCGGACCACATCATCACCATCGAGGACCCGATCGAGTTCGTGCACGAGAACAAGAGCTGCCTGATCAACCAGCGCGAAGTGGGCACCCACACCTCGGGGTTCAAGGACGCGCTGCGGGCGGCGATGCGCGAAGACCCCGACATCATCCTGGTGGGCGAGTTGCGCGATCTCGAGACCGTGGCGATTGCGATTGAAACCGCTGAAACCGGCCACCTCGTGTTCGGCACGCTGCACACCACCACCGCCGCGTCCACCGTGGACCGCGTCATCGACCAGTTCCCGACCGATCAGCAGTCGCAGATCCGCATCATGCTGTCGGAGTCGTTGAAGGGCGTGATCGCGCAGAACCTGTGCCGCAAGATTGGCGGCGGCCGCGTCGCGGCGCTCGAAATCCTGTTGATCAACAGTGCGATCAGCAACCTGATCCGCGAGGCGAAGACGTTCCAGATTCCCTCGATGATGCAGGTGGGCCGCTCGCAGGGCATGGTCGCCCTCAACGACGCGTTGATGGACCTGGTGGCGAAGAAGGTGGTCGAACCGCAAGAGGCCTACCTCAAGGCGGTGGACAAGCCGGGGTTCGAAGGCCTGCTGAAGCGCGCCGGCATCGACACGCGCTTCGTCCAGTCGGCGGCGAGCTAG
- a CDS encoding sulfite exporter TauE/SafE family protein yields the protein MPFWLELIALATVGVVSGALNVVAGGGSFLTLPALLFFGLPASLANGTNRVGVLSQNLGGILGFHRHGAVDWPWALKASVPALAGAAIGVWAALNVPDFAFRRILSVAMVAVTVWSLVNQRRQPIAQAELKPPTHWFVIAGFFVVGLYGGFIQAGVGFLVLAITSAAGMDLVRGNAVKLLSVMLLTLLSLAVFAGAGQVDWPRGLALGAGNWVGAIIGVRLAVLRGHAWLQQVVTVTVVLFAILLWFQ from the coding sequence GTGCCTTTCTGGCTTGAACTGATCGCGCTGGCCACCGTCGGGGTGGTGTCGGGCGCCCTCAATGTCGTGGCTGGCGGCGGGTCGTTCCTGACCCTCCCTGCCCTGCTGTTCTTTGGGCTGCCCGCTTCGCTCGCCAACGGCACCAACCGCGTCGGCGTGCTGTCCCAGAACCTCGGCGGCATTCTCGGGTTCCATCGCCACGGCGCCGTGGACTGGCCGTGGGCACTCAAGGCCAGCGTGCCCGCCCTGGCCGGCGCGGCGATCGGCGTGTGGGCCGCGCTCAACGTGCCCGACTTCGCCTTCCGCCGGATCCTGTCGGTGGCGATGGTCGCCGTCACCGTGTGGTCGCTCGTGAACCAACGGCGCCAGCCGATCGCGCAGGCGGAACTCAAGCCGCCCACCCACTGGTTCGTGATCGCCGGCTTCTTCGTGGTCGGCCTCTACGGCGGGTTCATCCAGGCGGGCGTCGGCTTTCTGGTGCTGGCGATTACCTCGGCCGCCGGCATGGACCTCGTACGCGGCAACGCGGTGAAGCTGCTCAGCGTGATGCTGCTGACGCTGCTCTCGCTGGCCGTCTTCGCCGGCGCCGGCCAGGTGGACTGGCCGCGCGGGTTGGCGTTGGGCGCCGGCAACTGGGTGGGCGCCATAATCGGCGTGCGCCTGGCCGTGCTTCGAGGGCACGCCTGGCTCCAGCAGGTCGTCACCGTGACGGTCGTCCTGTTCGCCATCCTGCTCTGGTTCCAATAG
- a CDS encoding FIST N-terminal domain-containing protein — MKVHQDRWDDTQGWHESPALPAAQLVLVFGDRASIGSPRLGSDLAARWPAAAIIGCSTAGQISGTDVFDAGVVATAIQFEYTEVRLATAPVTAIDSAAAGAALAATLAGPGLVHVLVISEGLDINGEALVRGLGERLPPGVSVTGGLSADGEQFQETVVLCGGRAVTNTVAAVGLYGSRLKVGYGSLGGWDPFGPERQITKSAGNVLYELDGQSALALYKRYLGDHASDLPASGLLFPLSLRTREVSAPVVRTILSVHEADQSLTFAGDVPVGGYVRLMKANVDRLIDGAVGAGRISAEALGTPADLALLISCVGRRMVLRQRVEEEVEGVRDIVGPAATIAGFYSYGEISPFTPKARCELHNQTMTVTTLSER; from the coding sequence GTGAAGGTGCATCAGGATCGCTGGGACGACACGCAGGGGTGGCACGAGTCCCCCGCCCTGCCGGCCGCCCAGCTGGTTCTCGTGTTCGGGGACCGCGCCAGCATCGGCAGCCCGCGGCTGGGATCCGATCTGGCGGCGCGATGGCCCGCCGCCGCGATCATCGGCTGCTCGACGGCCGGGCAGATCAGCGGGACCGACGTCTTCGACGCCGGCGTGGTCGCCACCGCCATCCAGTTCGAGTACACCGAGGTCCGCCTGGCCACCGCGCCGGTTACGGCCATCGACAGCGCCGCCGCCGGCGCCGCCCTGGCGGCGACGCTCGCCGGCCCGGGTCTCGTGCACGTGCTCGTGATCTCCGAAGGACTCGACATCAACGGTGAAGCCCTGGTGCGGGGATTGGGTGAGCGACTCCCGCCCGGCGTGTCGGTGACCGGCGGCCTCTCGGCCGACGGCGAACAGTTCCAGGAAACGGTGGTGCTGTGCGGCGGCCGGGCCGTGACCAACACCGTGGCGGCCGTCGGGCTGTACGGATCGCGCCTGAAAGTCGGCTACGGCTCCCTCGGCGGATGGGATCCGTTCGGGCCGGAACGTCAAATCACCAAGTCCGCGGGCAACGTGCTCTACGAGCTGGACGGGCAATCCGCCCTGGCACTCTACAAGCGCTACCTCGGCGATCATGCGTCTGACCTGCCGGCCTCGGGCCTGCTCTTCCCGTTGTCGTTGCGCACGCGCGAGGTCAGCGCCCCGGTGGTGCGCACGATTCTGTCGGTGCATGAGGCCGACCAGAGCCTCACCTTTGCCGGCGACGTCCCGGTCGGCGGCTACGTCCGGCTGATGAAGGCCAACGTCGACCGCCTGATCGACGGCGCGGTCGGCGCCGGGCGCATCAGCGCCGAGGCGCTGGGCACGCCGGCGGATCTCGCGCTCCTGATCAGTTGCGTGGGCCGGCGCATGGTACTGCGGCAGCGCGTGGAAGAAGAAGTCGAGGGCGTCCGCGACATCGTCGGGCCGGCCGCCACCATCGCGGGGTTCTATTCCTACGGCGAGATCTCGCCATTCACGCCCAAGGCCCGGTGCGAGCTCCACAACCAGACGATGACGGTCACCACCCTGTCTGAACGC